From Oenococcus sicerae, the proteins below share one genomic window:
- a CDS encoding heavy metal-binding domain-containing protein, with protein MIVSTTENIAGFKTTKTIGEVFGLTTRSRNVVRTIGASLKTIVGGEVVTWTELQDEAREEAISRLKENAEKAGANAVVMMRFDSNEDNGIMSVVAYGTAVKIIEL; from the coding sequence ATGATTGTGAGCACGACAGAAAATATTGCTGGTTTTAAAACTACGAAAACGATCGGCGAGGTTTTCGGTCTAACGACCAGAAGCCGGAATGTCGTTCGCACTATTGGCGCTAGTTTGAAAACAATTGTTGGTGGTGAAGTAGTCACTTGGACTGAATTACAAGATGAAGCCAGGGAAGAAGCTATCAGTCGTTTGAAAGAGAATGCTGAAAAAGCCGGTGCTAACGCTGTCGTAATGATGCGTTTTGATTCTAACGAGGATAATGGCATTATGAGTGTCGTTGCTTACGGAACAGCTGTAAAAATTATTGAATTGTGA